CTCGGGCTCGCCCTGCTGATCGCCGTACTGGTCGGGCTGGCCGCCCTCTCCAGTGTGGTGACCAAGACCGTGGAGAGCGCCGGGATCACCACTCTGCCGGTGCTGCTGCTCAGTCAGTTCGGCTCCGGCCTGATCATCCCGCTCGACACGATGCCCGACCAGCTCGCCGGCGTCTTCCGGCTGCTGCCCACCACCCCCGCCTTCCAGCTGATCCGGCTCGGCTGGTTCGGCACCGAGGGCTCGGCCCCCGCCGTCGGCTTCGTCGCCAGCTGGGCGGAGGCGCTGCCGATGCTCGCCCTCGCGGTGACCTGGACCGCCGCCGTCGGTTGGGCCACCAACCGCTGGTTCCGCTGGGAGCCCCGACGCTGACTGATAAGAAGACTGCAGCACCCGCCGCCATCCGAGGAGACCACGTGGAACACCCGCTGCGCCGCTGGCAGGCTCAGGGCAAACCGCAGCGGACCGAGCTGTACGTCCGCTGGTCGCTCTACCTGGCGGTCGCCGTCGAACCGCTGGCCGTACTGGGCACCGCCGTCGGCCAGGCCGAGAAGCTGTCCGTGGCGACCCTGCGCGTGCTGGCACTCGCCTCGCTGACCGGAACGGTCCTCTCGGTCATGCTGGTGCGGGCCGCACTGGCCCACTTCCTCGGCCGCCGGTCACGCCCCGTCCCGCTGCTCGCCGTCTCCACCGCGGTGGCGCTGGCCGGCGTCTGGGGGGTGGTGCTCACCGCCGGGGACGACGCGTCCGGGGCGTCGATGACCCCGCTGCTGCTGATGTTCTGGTTCGGCCCGGTCACGGTGGCCCTGCCGCACCGGCAGTCCGCCGCGCTCGGTGGCACCGTCCTGCTGCTGGTACTGCCCGCCCTGCTGCTGGGCGGCTTCTCGGTCGGGACCGCCCTCGGGGTGCTGGCCGGCGTCGCGCTGTCCTGCCTGCTGTTCGCCGCCACCTGCCGCTCCTCGGCCTGGCTGGCGGGCGTGGTCTGGGAGTTGGACGGGGCCAGGGAGACCCAGTCCCGGCTCGCGGTGGCCGAGGAGCGGCTGCGGTTCTCCCGCGACCTGCACGACGTGCTCGGCCGCAACCTCACCACCATCGCGCTGAAGAGCGAACTGGCCGCCCAACTCGCCCGCCGGGGACGCCCGGAGGCCGCCGACCAGATGACCGAGGTGCAGCGGATCGCCCAGGAGTCCCAGCGCGAGGTCCGTGACGTGGTCCGGGCCTACCGCACCGCCGACCTGCACGCCGAGCTCACCGGCGCCCGCTCGGTGCTCCGCGCGGCCGACGTGGCCTGCGAGGTCGAACTCGGCAGCGTCGACCAACTCCCGGTCACCGCACAGTCGGTGCTCGGCTGGGCGGTCCGTGAGGCCACCACCAACGTGCTCCGGCACAGCGAGGCCACCAGCTGCCTG
This genomic interval from Kitasatospora gansuensis contains the following:
- a CDS encoding sensor histidine kinase — protein: MEHPLRRWQAQGKPQRTELYVRWSLYLAVAVEPLAVLGTAVGQAEKLSVATLRVLALASLTGTVLSVMLVRAALAHFLGRRSRPVPLLAVSTAVALAGVWGVVLTAGDDASGASMTPLLLMFWFGPVTVALPHRQSAALGGTVLLLVLPALLLGGFSVGTALGVLAGVALSCLLFAATCRSSAWLAGVVWELDGARETQSRLAVAEERLRFSRDLHDVLGRNLTTIALKSELAAQLARRGRPEAADQMTEVQRIAQESQREVRDVVRAYRTADLHAELTGARSVLRAADVACEVELGSVDQLPVTAQSVLGWAVREATTNVLRHSEATSCLIRLRVGGGQALLEIENDGVTEDQPGVGGTGLTGLTERLAVYGGTLRTPPAGPGRFRLTVDLPLTAPALSMEVSAG